From the Clavibacter phaseoli genome, one window contains:
- a CDS encoding FtsQ-type POTRA domain-containing protein encodes MKRPEGFDRPRVPKPPASDAPVEGADPAARRRRGSRPADASATPSAPATPPARPGAGAPSRPATPRPVSPPPVPRTGTAPRAGSPAGSGPSIAPSSATPATPRPRAAWRDDDEPDTEPIVLPHLAQAPVQAPPTPRTGREEAAPRTGLAGRLGARARGVAGAAAAAKPPRRRTRTAADADPAPRSHRPARPASAATGDAEARRQLRRARRERQRYERQEVRRFTQRARRRRAGLLGALGAVLTLAIVVGIAVYSPLLALRTVEVEGADRVSPASIQAALSDQVGTPLPLVDLDRVGDELRAFPLIRSYSTESRPPSTLVIRVVERTPVAVIQSGAGFDLVDPAGITIERSTARPDGYPLIDLPSADFSSPRFQAAAAVLVALPADFLPQVDSIQANTTDDVMLTLRSGKKVLWGSGERSADKAQVLQALVKARGDVGSYDVSAPDAPVAGP; translated from the coding sequence GTGAAGCGGCCCGAGGGCTTCGACCGGCCCCGGGTCCCGAAGCCGCCCGCGTCCGACGCGCCCGTCGAGGGGGCCGACCCGGCCGCCCGCCGTCGCCGCGGATCCCGTCCCGCCGACGCGTCCGCGACGCCGTCCGCCCCGGCGACGCCGCCCGCGCGACCGGGGGCCGGGGCGCCGTCCCGTCCCGCGACCCCGCGCCCCGTCAGCCCGCCGCCCGTGCCGCGCACCGGCACGGCGCCTCGCGCCGGTTCGCCCGCCGGATCCGGCCCGTCCATCGCGCCCTCGTCGGCGACGCCCGCGACCCCGCGCCCCCGGGCCGCATGGCGCGACGACGACGAGCCCGACACCGAGCCGATCGTCCTCCCGCACCTCGCGCAGGCGCCGGTCCAGGCCCCGCCCACGCCCCGCACGGGCCGCGAGGAGGCCGCGCCCCGCACGGGCCTCGCCGGCCGGCTCGGAGCCCGGGCCCGCGGCGTCGCCGGCGCAGCGGCCGCCGCGAAGCCGCCCCGTCGCCGCACCCGCACGGCCGCGGACGCCGACCCCGCGCCCCGCTCCCACCGTCCTGCCCGCCCCGCGAGCGCCGCCACCGGCGACGCCGAGGCCCGCCGCCAGCTGCGCCGCGCCCGCCGCGAGCGCCAGCGCTACGAGCGCCAGGAGGTCCGCCGCTTCACGCAGCGCGCCCGGCGTCGCCGCGCGGGGCTCCTCGGCGCGCTCGGCGCGGTGCTGACCCTGGCGATCGTCGTCGGCATCGCCGTGTACTCGCCCCTGCTCGCCCTCCGCACCGTCGAGGTGGAGGGCGCCGACCGCGTGTCGCCCGCGAGCATCCAGGCGGCGCTCTCCGACCAGGTCGGCACGCCGCTCCCGCTCGTCGACCTCGACCGCGTCGGCGACGAGCTCCGCGCGTTCCCGCTCATCCGCAGCTACAGCACCGAGAGCCGCCCGCCGTCGACGCTCGTGATCCGCGTCGTCGAGCGCACGCCCGTCGCCGTGATCCAGTCGGGCGCGGGCTTCGACCTCGTGGATCCCGCGGGCATCACGATCGAGCGCTCCACCGCGCGCCCGGACGGCTACCCGCTCATCGACCTGCCGAGCGCGGACTTCTCGTCCCCGCGCTTCCAGGCGGCCGCCGCCGTGCTCGTCGCGCTGCCGGCCGACTTCCTGCCGCAGGTCGACAGCATCCAGGCGAACACGACCGACGACGTGATGCTGACCCTCCGCAGCGGCAAGAAGGTGCTGTGGGGGAGCGGCGAGCGCTCGGCCGACAAGGCGCAGGTGCTGCAGGCGCTCGTGAAGGCGCGCGGCGACGTCGGCTCCTACGACGTCTCGGCGCCCGACGCGCCGGTCGCCGGACCCTGA
- the ftsZ gene encoding cell division protein FtsZ, which yields MSNNQNYLAVIKVVGIGGGGVNAVNRMIELGLRGVEFIAINTDAQALLMSDADVKLDVGREITRGLGAGADPEVGRRAAEDHAEEIEEALAGADMVFVTAGEGGGTGTGGAPVVARIAKSIGALTIGVVTKPFGFEGKRRSAQAELGVATLKNEVDTLIVVPNDRLLEISDRGISMLEAFATADQVLLAGVQGITDLITTPGLINLDFADVKSVMQGAGSALMGIGSSRGADRSIKAAELAVASPLLEASIEGAHGVLLSIQGGSNLGIFEINDAAKLVQEAVHPEANIIFGAVIDDTLGDEVRVTVIAAGFDGGEPASKVENRRSGFVAAGGGAVAAPEAVESAPARPQAEAPVASVPASDPTFEDDGDDLDIPDFLK from the coding sequence GTGTCGAACAACCAGAACTACCTCGCCGTCATCAAGGTCGTCGGCATCGGCGGTGGCGGCGTCAACGCCGTCAACCGCATGATCGAGCTCGGTCTGCGGGGCGTGGAGTTCATCGCGATCAACACCGACGCGCAGGCGCTGCTCATGAGCGACGCGGACGTCAAGCTCGACGTCGGCCGCGAGATCACCCGGGGCCTCGGCGCCGGCGCCGACCCCGAGGTCGGCCGTCGCGCCGCCGAGGACCACGCGGAGGAGATCGAGGAGGCCCTCGCGGGCGCCGACATGGTCTTCGTCACCGCGGGCGAGGGCGGCGGCACCGGCACCGGCGGCGCGCCCGTCGTGGCCCGCATCGCGAAGTCGATCGGCGCGCTCACCATCGGCGTCGTCACGAAGCCCTTCGGCTTCGAGGGCAAGCGCCGCTCGGCCCAGGCCGAGCTCGGCGTCGCGACGCTGAAGAACGAGGTCGACACCCTCATCGTCGTCCCGAACGACCGCCTGCTGGAGATCAGCGACCGCGGCATCAGCATGCTCGAGGCCTTCGCGACCGCCGACCAGGTGCTCCTCGCGGGCGTCCAGGGCATCACCGACCTCATCACGACCCCGGGACTCATCAACCTCGACTTCGCCGACGTCAAGTCGGTCATGCAGGGCGCCGGATCCGCGCTCATGGGCATCGGGTCGTCCCGCGGCGCCGACCGGTCCATCAAGGCCGCCGAGCTCGCCGTCGCGTCGCCCCTGCTCGAGGCGAGCATCGAGGGCGCCCACGGCGTGCTGCTCTCCATCCAGGGCGGGTCCAACCTCGGCATCTTCGAGATCAACGACGCGGCCAAGCTCGTGCAGGAGGCCGTGCACCCCGAGGCGAACATCATCTTCGGCGCGGTGATCGACGACACCCTCGGCGACGAGGTGCGCGTCACCGTCATCGCGGCGGGCTTCGACGGCGGCGAGCCGGCCTCCAAGGTCGAGAACCGCCGCAGCGGCTTCGTCGCCGCGGGCGGGGGAGCGGTAGCCGCTCCCGAGGCCGTCGAGTCGGCGCCGGCCCGCCCGCAGGCGGAGGCGCCCGTCGCGTCCGTCCCCGCGAGCGACCCGACGTTCGAGGACGACGGCGACGACCTGGACATCCCCGACTTCCTGAAGTGA
- the murG gene encoding undecaprenyldiphospho-muramoylpentapeptide beta-N-acetylglucosaminyltransferase produces MTVYLLAGGGTAGHVNPLLAVADELRAREPEATILVLGTREGLESRLVPARGYELLTIARLPFPRRPNGAAVRFAPAFARAVGQIRRMIAERGVDVVVGFGGYAAAPAYLAARRSGVPVVVHEANASPGLANRLGARVATAVGITFPDTALPRAQAVGMPLRREIATLDRDAVRDAARAELRLDADRPTLLVTGGSTGARSLNRTVVQVAERITATGAQILHIVGGAQEFTDPGVERYHVVGYSDRMELAIAAADLVVSRAGAGALSELTAVGVPAVYVPYPVGNGEQAVNVRGVVAAGGGIVVADADFTPDWVLAHVLPLLSDPAALARMSRAATSVGTRDGAARMADLVRDAVAARPSRPAARR; encoded by the coding sequence GTGACCGTCTACCTGCTGGCCGGCGGCGGCACCGCGGGCCACGTCAACCCGCTGCTCGCCGTGGCCGACGAGCTGCGCGCGCGCGAGCCGGAGGCGACGATCCTCGTCCTCGGCACGCGCGAGGGCCTCGAGTCGCGGCTGGTCCCGGCGCGCGGCTACGAGCTGCTCACCATCGCGCGGCTGCCCTTCCCGCGCCGCCCGAACGGCGCCGCCGTGCGCTTCGCGCCCGCCTTCGCGCGGGCCGTGGGCCAGATCCGCCGCATGATCGCCGAGCGCGGCGTCGACGTGGTCGTCGGCTTCGGCGGCTACGCGGCCGCGCCCGCCTACCTCGCCGCGCGCCGGTCGGGCGTCCCCGTCGTCGTGCACGAGGCCAACGCCTCGCCCGGCCTCGCCAACCGCCTCGGCGCGCGCGTCGCCACCGCCGTCGGCATCACCTTCCCCGACACCGCCCTCCCCCGGGCGCAGGCGGTCGGCATGCCGCTGCGCCGCGAGATCGCGACCCTCGACCGCGACGCCGTCCGCGACGCCGCGCGAGCCGAGCTCCGCCTCGACGCCGACCGGCCGACGCTGCTCGTCACGGGCGGATCCACGGGCGCGCGCAGCCTCAACCGCACGGTCGTGCAGGTGGCCGAGCGCATCACGGCGACGGGCGCGCAGATCCTGCACATCGTCGGCGGCGCGCAGGAGTTCACCGACCCGGGCGTCGAGCGCTACCACGTGGTCGGCTACTCCGACCGGATGGAGCTCGCGATCGCCGCGGCCGACCTCGTCGTCTCCCGCGCCGGCGCCGGCGCCCTCTCCGAGCTCACCGCGGTGGGCGTCCCCGCGGTCTACGTGCCGTACCCGGTGGGCAACGGCGAGCAGGCCGTCAACGTCCGCGGCGTGGTCGCGGCCGGCGGCGGGATCGTCGTGGCCGACGCCGACTTCACGCCCGACTGGGTGCTCGCGCACGTCCTCCCGCTCCTGTCCGACCCGGCGGCGCTCGCGCGCATGTCCCGGGCCGCGACCTCCGTCGGCACCCGCGACGGCGCGGCCCGCATGGCCGACCTCGTCCGCGACGCCGTCGCCGCCCGCCCGTCCCGGCCCGCCGCGCGGCGCTGA
- a CDS encoding YggT family protein, translating to MLIVTIIATVLWFALLAFIVCMWGRFVLDLVQSLSRQWRPRGAMLIVAEASYTVTDPPIGFVRRLIPPLRLGPVALDFGWMITMLVAIILFNVAGSVLR from the coding sequence GTGCTCATCGTCACCATCATCGCCACCGTCCTGTGGTTCGCCCTCCTGGCGTTCATCGTCTGCATGTGGGGCCGGTTCGTCCTCGACCTGGTCCAGTCGCTGTCCCGGCAGTGGCGTCCGCGCGGGGCGATGCTCATCGTCGCGGAGGCGTCCTACACGGTGACCGACCCGCCCATCGGCTTCGTCCGCCGGCTCATCCCGCCGCTGCGCCTCGGCCCGGTCGCGCTCGACTTCGGCTGGATGATCACGATGCTCGTGGCGATCATCCTGTTCAACGTCGCCGGCAGCGTCCTGCGCTGA
- a CDS encoding DivIVA domain-containing protein yields the protein MALTPEDVVNKRFQPTKFREGYDQDEVDDFLDEVVVELRRLHQENEELRQRLSSGDAAPAATTAIDTPAPAPAAVEQPAVVAEPEPTPEPEPAPVVAQAPAAPSADEDDETSSTSSLLKLARKLHEEHVREGVEKRDALVAEAHATAARIAAEAEAEQRSKTAALEKERQVLEGRIDELRTFEREYRTKLKGYIEGQLRELDSAGSSEAPATASFGN from the coding sequence ATGGCTCTCACTCCTGAAGACGTCGTCAACAAGCGTTTCCAGCCGACCAAGTTCCGCGAGGGATACGACCAGGACGAGGTCGACGACTTCCTGGACGAGGTGGTCGTCGAGCTGCGACGCCTCCACCAGGAGAACGAGGAGCTGCGCCAGCGCCTCTCGTCGGGCGACGCCGCCCCCGCCGCGACCACGGCCATCGACACCCCCGCTCCCGCGCCCGCCGCGGTCGAGCAGCCCGCCGTCGTCGCCGAGCCCGAGCCCACCCCGGAGCCCGAGCCCGCCCCGGTCGTCGCCCAGGCGCCGGCCGCCCCCTCCGCGGACGAGGACGACGAGACCTCCAGCACGAGCAGCCTGCTGAAGCTCGCCCGCAAGCTCCACGAGGAGCACGTCCGCGAGGGCGTCGAGAAGCGCGACGCGCTCGTCGCCGAGGCGCACGCCACCGCCGCGCGCATCGCCGCCGAGGCCGAGGCCGAGCAGCGCTCGAAGACCGCCGCCCTGGAGAAGGAGCGCCAGGTCCTCGAGGGTCGCATCGACGAGCTCCGCACGTTCGAGCGCGAGTACCGCACCAAGCTCAAGGGCTACATCGAGGGCCAGCTCCGCGAGCTGGACTCCGCCGGTTCCAGCGAGGCGCCCGCCACCGCCTCGTTCGGCAACTAG
- the murC gene encoding UDP-N-acetylmuramate--L-alanine ligase encodes MIAPDLTMDIPTELGRVHFVGIGGSGMSGIARLFLAAGHRVTGSDSRDSDAVQALRELGAEIHVGHDAAHVGDAEALVVTGALWQDNPEYVLAKERGLPILHRSQALAWLISGQRLVAVAGAHGKTTSTGMIVTALLEAGRDPSFVNGGVIGGLGVSSAPGSEELFVVEADESDGSFLLYDTAVALITNVDADHLDHYGSHEAFDDAFVRFASAASELVVISSDDPGARRVTARIEGRVVTFGEDPAADIRITDIVTDGPVAFTLTHDGVSRRAALRVPGRHNAINAAGAYAVLVGLGVDPDDAIAGLAGFSGTGRRFELHAEVRGVSVYDDYAHHPTEVRAALEAARTVVGEGRIIAVHQPHLYSRTQMMAGDFARVYEELADHTIVLDVFGAREDPIPGVTGALVSERFQDASRVDYLPDWQRAADRAAEIARDGDFIVTLSCGDVYRIIPQVVGALERPAGSPQPAASARPGE; translated from the coding sequence GTGATCGCACCCGACCTGACCATGGACATCCCGACCGAGCTCGGGCGCGTCCACTTCGTGGGCATCGGCGGGTCCGGCATGAGCGGCATCGCGCGCCTGTTCCTCGCCGCCGGCCACCGCGTCACCGGATCCGACTCCCGCGACTCCGACGCCGTGCAGGCGCTCCGGGAGCTCGGCGCCGAGATCCACGTGGGCCACGACGCTGCGCACGTGGGCGACGCCGAGGCGCTCGTCGTCACGGGCGCGCTCTGGCAGGACAACCCCGAGTACGTGCTCGCGAAGGAGCGGGGCCTGCCGATCCTGCACCGCTCACAGGCGCTCGCCTGGCTCATCAGCGGCCAGCGTCTCGTCGCCGTCGCGGGCGCCCACGGCAAGACCACGTCAACGGGCATGATCGTCACCGCGCTCCTCGAGGCGGGCCGCGACCCGTCCTTCGTCAACGGCGGCGTGATCGGCGGGCTCGGCGTCTCGAGCGCCCCCGGCTCCGAGGAGCTGTTCGTCGTCGAGGCCGACGAGTCCGACGGCTCGTTCCTCCTCTACGACACCGCGGTCGCGCTCATCACCAACGTCGACGCCGACCACCTCGACCACTACGGCTCGCACGAGGCCTTCGACGACGCGTTCGTCCGCTTCGCGAGCGCGGCGTCCGAGCTCGTCGTCATCTCGAGCGACGACCCGGGCGCCCGGCGCGTGACCGCCCGCATCGAGGGCCGGGTCGTCACCTTCGGCGAGGACCCGGCGGCCGACATCCGGATCACCGACATCGTCACCGACGGCCCCGTCGCGTTCACGCTCACCCACGACGGCGTGTCCCGCCGCGCCGCGCTCCGCGTCCCCGGCCGCCACAACGCGATCAACGCCGCGGGCGCCTACGCCGTGCTCGTCGGCCTCGGCGTGGATCCCGACGACGCGATCGCGGGCCTCGCCGGCTTCTCCGGCACCGGCCGCCGCTTCGAGCTGCACGCGGAGGTCCGCGGAGTGAGCGTCTACGACGACTACGCGCACCACCCCACCGAGGTGCGCGCCGCGCTCGAGGCCGCGCGCACGGTCGTGGGGGAGGGCCGCATCATCGCCGTCCACCAGCCGCACCTCTACAGCCGCACGCAGATGATGGCCGGCGACTTCGCGCGCGTCTACGAGGAGCTGGCCGACCACACCATCGTGCTCGACGTCTTCGGCGCCCGCGAGGACCCGATCCCCGGCGTCACGGGCGCCCTGGTGTCCGAGCGGTTCCAGGACGCGAGCCGCGTCGACTACCTGCCGGACTGGCAGCGGGCGGCCGACCGCGCGGCGGAGATCGCGCGCGACGGCGACTTCATCGTGACCCTCAGCTGCGGCGACGTGTACCGGATCATCCCGCAGGTCGTCGGCGCGCTCGAGCGTCCCGCCGGATCCCCGCAGCCCGCCGCGTCCGCCCGGCCCGGCGAGTGA
- a CDS encoding cell division protein SepF: protein MANPLRKTMVYLGLADEELEYQQGQQPAQQQQSPVQAVPTPAPAPQQQAKRAPVTPLHKPSTTTRNAAPAEMNEILTVHPKAYKDAQVIAENFRDGVPVIINLSQMTDDDARRLIDFASGLSIGLYGKIERVTAKVFLLSPSHVAVSGEQSATDAEVEASFFGR from the coding sequence ATGGCCAACCCACTTCGCAAGACCATGGTGTACCTGGGACTCGCCGACGAGGAGCTCGAGTACCAGCAGGGGCAGCAGCCCGCGCAGCAGCAGCAGTCGCCCGTGCAGGCCGTCCCGACGCCCGCCCCCGCACCCCAGCAGCAGGCGAAGCGCGCACCCGTGACCCCCCTGCACAAGCCCTCGACCACCACAAGGAATGCGGCGCCGGCTGAAATGAACGAGATCCTCACCGTCCACCCCAAGGCCTACAAGGACGCCCAGGTCATCGCCGAGAACTTCCGCGACGGCGTCCCGGTCATCATCAACCTCTCGCAGATGACGGACGACGACGCGCGCCGCCTCATCGACTTCGCGAGCGGCCTGTCCATCGGCCTCTACGGGAAGATCGAGCGCGTCACGGCGAAGGTCTTCCTGCTGTCGCCGTCGCACGTCGCCGTGTCCGGCGAGCAGTCGGCCACCGACGCCGAGGTCGAGGCCTCCTTCTTCGGACGCTGA
- a CDS encoding YggS family pyridoxal phosphate-dependent enzyme — protein sequence MTDAPLTGGAHASDAHPGEAHPGLAERWASVQADVADGIRAAGRRPDEVTTIVVTKFQPVSLLRALVDLGVRDLGESRHQEAQGKAAELEGAGVAWHFVGQLQGKKARQVRRYASVIHSVDRASLVDALASDEQETRVFLQVNLTDDPGRGGVAPAEAEALAEHAAASSGIRVLGVMAVAPDDGEPRRAFARLRGISDDVRRILPAAGAISAGMSGDLREALLEGATHLRIGSAITGKRPDGP from the coding sequence GTGACGGACGCTCCGCTCACCGGCGGCGCGCACGCGTCGGACGCCCACCCCGGCGAGGCCCACCCAGGCCTCGCCGAGCGGTGGGCGTCCGTGCAGGCGGACGTCGCCGACGGGATCCGCGCGGCCGGCCGCCGGCCCGACGAGGTCACGACGATCGTGGTCACCAAGTTCCAGCCCGTCTCGCTCCTGCGCGCCCTCGTCGACCTCGGCGTGCGGGACCTCGGCGAGAGCCGCCACCAGGAGGCCCAGGGCAAGGCGGCGGAGCTCGAGGGCGCCGGCGTCGCCTGGCACTTCGTCGGCCAGCTGCAGGGCAAGAAGGCCAGGCAGGTCCGGCGCTACGCCTCCGTGATCCACTCCGTCGACCGCGCGTCCCTCGTCGACGCGCTCGCATCCGACGAGCAGGAGACCCGCGTCTTCCTGCAGGTGAACCTCACCGACGACCCGGGGCGCGGAGGAGTCGCGCCCGCGGAGGCCGAGGCCCTCGCGGAGCACGCGGCGGCGTCCTCCGGGATCCGGGTCCTCGGCGTCATGGCCGTCGCGCCCGACGACGGGGAGCCCCGCCGCGCGTTCGCGCGCCTCCGCGGCATCTCGGACGACGTGCGCCGCATCCTGCCCGCGGCGGGCGCCATCTCCGCGGGCATGTCCGGCGACCTCCGCGAGGCGCTCCTCGAGGGCGCGACACACCTTCGGATCGGATCGGCAATCACGGGAAAGCGGCCCGACGGCCCTTAA
- a CDS encoding RluA family pseudouridine synthase: MEHRTIPVPDGLDGQRVDAGLARLLGFSRSFAAEVAEAGGVTQDGREAGKSDRLVGGSMLAVSWQPRQEPSVVPLAVPDLGIVHDDDDIVVVDKPVGVAAHPSVGWTGPTVLGALAAAGFRLSTSGAEERKGIVHRLDAGTSGLMVVAKTERAYTELKRQFHDREVEKIYHAVVQGHPDPLSGTIDAPIGRHPRSDWKFAVTADGKPSVTHYETLEAFRRAALLEVHLETGRTHQIRVHMAAQRHPCAGDAMYGADPTLSAQLDLHRQWLHAMRLEITHPATGDRASFSSTYPADLQHALDVLRD; this comes from the coding sequence ATGGAGCACCGCACCATCCCCGTCCCCGACGGGCTCGACGGCCAGCGCGTCGACGCGGGCCTCGCCCGGCTCCTCGGGTTCTCCCGCAGCTTCGCGGCCGAGGTCGCGGAGGCCGGCGGCGTCACCCAGGACGGGCGGGAGGCCGGCAAGTCCGACCGCCTCGTCGGCGGATCCATGCTCGCCGTCAGCTGGCAGCCGCGACAGGAGCCCTCGGTCGTCCCGCTCGCGGTCCCCGACCTCGGCATCGTCCACGACGACGACGACATCGTGGTGGTTGACAAGCCCGTCGGCGTCGCGGCCCACCCGAGCGTCGGCTGGACGGGCCCCACCGTCCTCGGCGCCCTGGCCGCCGCCGGCTTCCGCCTCAGCACCTCGGGCGCGGAGGAGCGGAAGGGCATCGTCCACCGGCTGGACGCGGGCACGAGCGGCCTGATGGTGGTGGCCAAGACCGAGCGCGCCTACACGGAGCTCAAGCGCCAGTTCCACGACCGCGAGGTCGAGAAGATCTACCACGCGGTCGTCCAGGGCCACCCGGATCCGCTGTCGGGCACCATCGACGCGCCCATCGGCCGCCACCCCCGCAGCGACTGGAAGTTCGCGGTCACCGCCGACGGCAAGCCGTCCGTCACCCACTACGAGACGCTCGAGGCGTTCCGGCGCGCGGCGCTCCTGGAGGTGCACCTGGAGACCGGCCGCACCCACCAGATCCGCGTGCACATGGCGGCGCAGCGCCACCCCTGCGCGGGCGACGCGATGTACGGCGCGGATCCCACGCTCTCGGCCCAGCTCGACCTCCACCGGCAGTGGCTGCACGCCATGCGCCTCGAGATCACGCACCCCGCCACGGGAGACCGCGCGTCGTTCTCGAGCACCTACCCGGCGGACCTCCAGCACGCGCTGGACGTCCTGCGCGACTGA
- the ftsW gene encoding putative lipid II flippase FtsW, protein MTLPPRTTRTPRAADAPGPRGPRTPQAPDQDAQEGTQRRGLAARIHLGRAFHAESGSYFLLLGTTLFLVVFGLVMVLSSSSIDSFVAGGGFFGIFLKQGMFALIGVPLMLVVSLVPPMFWKRWAWVLLLAACAVQLLVFGPMGVKVGENIGWIRIAGTTFQPAELIKVGLVIWLAFILARKRHLLRTWPHILIPVLPVAGGAVGLVALGGDLGTVIIMASIVLGALFFAGIPIGKLTLMLTIGSVLAVLMTVISDSRMRRVTEFLTGQCDYAGGCWQSTHGLYALAAGGIFGVGLGNSKAKWMWLPEADNDYIFAIIGEELGLIGAIVVILLFVVLAIGFIRVIRANTDTFARVATGAVMTWIIVQAFVNIGVVLNLLPVLGVPLPFVSSGGSSLVTTLVAMGIVLGFARRPTTEESPDVVPAVIGMRS, encoded by the coding sequence ATGACACTGCCCCCGAGAACGACGCGGACCCCTCGCGCGGCTGACGCGCCGGGCCCCCGCGGTCCGCGCACCCCGCAGGCACCCGACCAGGACGCGCAGGAGGGGACGCAGCGCCGCGGCCTCGCCGCCCGGATCCACCTCGGCCGCGCCTTCCACGCGGAGAGCGGCTCCTACTTCCTCCTGCTCGGCACCACCCTCTTCCTGGTCGTCTTCGGCCTGGTGATGGTGCTGTCGTCGTCGAGCATCGACTCGTTCGTCGCCGGCGGCGGCTTCTTCGGCATCTTCCTCAAGCAGGGCATGTTCGCGCTCATCGGCGTGCCGCTCATGCTCGTCGTCTCGCTCGTGCCGCCCATGTTCTGGAAGCGCTGGGCGTGGGTGCTCCTGCTCGCCGCCTGCGCCGTGCAGCTGCTGGTGTTCGGCCCCATGGGCGTGAAGGTCGGCGAGAACATCGGCTGGATCCGCATCGCGGGCACCACGTTCCAGCCCGCCGAGCTCATCAAGGTGGGCCTCGTGATCTGGCTGGCCTTCATCCTCGCGAGGAAGCGCCACCTGCTGCGCACCTGGCCGCACATCCTGATCCCCGTGCTGCCCGTCGCGGGCGGGGCCGTGGGACTCGTCGCGCTCGGCGGCGACCTCGGGACCGTGATCATCATGGCGAGCATCGTGCTCGGCGCCCTGTTCTTCGCGGGCATCCCGATCGGCAAGCTCACGCTGATGCTCACGATCGGCTCCGTGCTCGCGGTGCTCATGACCGTGATCAGCGACAGCCGCATGCGCCGCGTCACCGAGTTCCTCACCGGGCAGTGCGACTACGCGGGCGGCTGCTGGCAGTCCACGCACGGCCTGTACGCGCTGGCCGCCGGCGGGATCTTCGGCGTCGGCCTCGGCAACTCGAAGGCCAAGTGGATGTGGCTGCCCGAGGCCGACAACGACTACATCTTCGCGATCATCGGCGAAGAGCTCGGCCTCATCGGCGCGATCGTCGTCATCCTCCTGTTCGTGGTCCTGGCCATCGGCTTCATCCGCGTGATCCGCGCCAACACCGACACGTTCGCGCGCGTCGCGACGGGCGCCGTCATGACCTGGATCATCGTGCAGGCCTTCGTGAACATCGGCGTGGTGCTCAACCTGCTCCCGGTGCTCGGGGTGCCGTTGCCCTTCGTGTCGTCCGGAGGGTCCTCGCTCGTGACGACGCTCGTGGCGATGGGCATCGTGCTGGGCTTCGCCCGCAGGCCCACGACCGAGGAGTCGCCGGACGTAGTGCCCGCCGTCATCGGGATGCGCTCGTGA